The Elusimicrobiota bacterium genome window below encodes:
- a CDS encoding S8 family peptidase, whose protein sequence is MPIRGLAVAFAVVLSAAQSFAASPFDSGSTPDARPFLSSGQSDERTAREENGPRAALSEARLAQVPALQPAPSPLAPEAVGPNAMVRRIITFKKGTPLPRQLQLTQVGGGVVLAKLGLISALSIAVPQTSLLSFEKGLAAFPEVVRIENDRVQNWLKDVPAAPPAAGQKTPWGIERVRAAAAWPLTRGAGVKVAVIDTGIDPTHPDLRVLGGYSSITHDEKFADGHGHGTHVAGTIAALDDGKGVVGVAPEVALYGVQVLGADGSGSFATVIEGIQWAVEHKMDVANMSLGASEGTPALEEAVKAAAEAGLTIVAAAGNSGGEVGYPAVYPEVLAVSAIDSAGKLAYFSSRGPQVAFAAPGVSVESCYLGGAYETMDGTSMASPHVAGLAALAAAHGAHGPKALRAALEAAASPLPGLSKEEQGAGLVDAGRLTAPRS, encoded by the coding sequence ATGCCCATCCGCGGGCTTGCCGTCGCTTTCGCCGTCGTCCTTTCCGCCGCGCAGTCCTTCGCGGCCTCGCCTTTCGACTCCGGCTCGACGCCCGACGCGCGTCCTTTCCTTTCGTCGGGCCAGAGCGACGAAAGGACGGCGCGAGAGGAGAACGGCCCGCGCGCCGCTCTTTCCGAAGCGCGCCTGGCCCAGGTCCCGGCCCTGCAGCCCGCCCCCTCGCCGCTGGCCCCGGAGGCCGTCGGCCCCAACGCGATGGTGCGCCGCATCATCACCTTCAAGAAGGGCACGCCGCTGCCGCGCCAGCTCCAGCTCACGCAGGTCGGCGGCGGGGTCGTGCTCGCCAAGCTCGGGCTCATCAGCGCGCTCTCCATCGCCGTGCCGCAGACGAGCCTCCTCTCTTTCGAGAAGGGGCTCGCCGCCTTCCCGGAGGTCGTGCGCATCGAGAACGACCGCGTCCAGAACTGGCTCAAGGACGTCCCCGCCGCGCCGCCCGCCGCGGGGCAGAAGACGCCCTGGGGCATCGAGCGCGTCCGCGCCGCCGCCGCCTGGCCGCTCACCCGCGGCGCCGGCGTGAAGGTCGCCGTCATCGACACCGGCATCGACCCGACGCACCCCGACCTGCGCGTGCTCGGCGGCTACAGCTCCATCACCCACGACGAGAAGTTCGCCGACGGGCACGGGCACGGCACGCATGTGGCGGGGACCATCGCCGCCCTCGACGACGGCAAGGGCGTCGTAGGCGTCGCCCCGGAGGTCGCGCTCTACGGCGTGCAGGTCCTCGGCGCCGACGGCAGCGGGAGCTTCGCCACCGTCATCGAGGGCATCCAGTGGGCCGTCGAGCACAAGATGGACGTCGCGAACATGAGCCTGGGCGCGAGCGAGGGGACGCCCGCGCTCGAGGAGGCGGTGAAGGCCGCCGCCGAGGCCGGCCTCACGATCGTCGCCGCCGCCGGCAACTCCGGCGGCGAGGTCGGCTATCCCGCCGTCTACCCGGAGGTCCTCGCGGTCTCCGCGATCGACTCCGCGGGAAAGCTCGCCTACTTCTCGAGCCGCGGTCCGCAGGTCGCCTTCGCCGCTCCCGGCGTCTCGGTCGAGTCCTGCTACCTCGGCGGCGCCTACGAGACGATGGACGGGACCTCGATGGCCTCGCCCCACGTCGCCGGGCTGGCCGCCCTCGCCGCCGCGCACGGCGCGCACGGCCCCAAGGCCCTGCGCGCGGCCCTCGAGGCCGCCGCCTCCCCCCTGCCGGGACTCTCGAAGGAGGAGCAGGGCGCCGGCCTCGTCGACGCCGGGCGCCTGACGGCCCCCAGGTCCTGA
- a CDS encoding adenosine deaminase family protein, which translates to MRDRITQAFIRAIPKSDLHLHLDGSLRIPTLIELARQEKVELPSYSEEGLRKLVFKESYKDLLDYLQGFAYTCGVLQKLENLSRVSKELVEDNIAEGVRYIEVRFAPQLHVTPSTNVRDVVRAVAEGLEAAAKAHNNSKAVRSGEDLPFHCGIIVCGMRRFKKGMSPYYADLLRLMEHARKDEVYAAASLELARAAVALAQEGLPVVGFDLAGEEAGYPPGDHREAYQYAHDHFIRKTVHAGEAYGPESIWQAITQCHANRIGHGTFLFAHEMIKDPAIPDRKRYVDDLANYLAGQRIGIEVCVTSNLQTTPSIKTIADHPVKRMIDYGLSVSVCTDNRLVSNTTVSREMALIVDHAHLTREQLRKLVVAGFKGSFFPGSHNDKRKFVAAVVERYHALERDLLHIS; encoded by the coding sequence ATGAGAGACCGAATCACCCAGGCCTTCATCCGCGCCATCCCCAAGTCCGACCTCCATCTGCACCTCGACGGCTCGCTGCGCATCCCGACCCTCATCGAGCTGGCCCGCCAGGAGAAGGTCGAGCTCCCCTCCTACAGCGAGGAAGGGCTGCGCAAGCTCGTGTTCAAGGAGTCCTACAAGGACCTCCTGGACTACCTTCAGGGCTTCGCCTACACCTGCGGGGTGCTCCAGAAGCTCGAGAATCTCTCGCGGGTCTCCAAGGAGCTCGTCGAGGACAACATCGCCGAGGGCGTCCGCTACATCGAGGTCCGCTTCGCGCCCCAGCTCCACGTCACCCCGTCGACGAACGTGCGCGACGTGGTGCGGGCCGTGGCCGAGGGCCTCGAGGCCGCCGCCAAGGCGCACAACAACTCGAAGGCGGTGCGCTCCGGCGAGGACCTCCCGTTCCACTGCGGCATCATCGTCTGCGGCATGCGCCGCTTCAAGAAGGGGATGTCGCCCTACTACGCCGACCTCCTTCGCCTCATGGAGCACGCGCGCAAGGACGAGGTCTACGCGGCCGCGTCCCTCGAGCTCGCGCGCGCCGCCGTCGCCCTCGCGCAGGAAGGCCTGCCCGTCGTCGGCTTCGACCTCGCCGGGGAAGAGGCCGGCTACCCGCCCGGCGACCACCGCGAGGCCTACCAGTACGCGCACGACCACTTCATCCGCAAGACCGTGCACGCCGGCGAGGCCTACGGCCCCGAATCCATCTGGCAGGCCATCACCCAGTGCCACGCCAACCGCATCGGCCACGGGACCTTCCTCTTCGCGCACGAGATGATCAAGGACCCCGCCATCCCCGACCGCAAGCGCTACGTCGACGACCTCGCCAACTACCTCGCCGGCCAGCGCATCGGCATCGAGGTCTGCGTCACGAGCAACCTGCAGACGACCCCCTCCATCAAGACCATCGCCGACCACCCGGTCAAGCGCATGATCGACTACGGCCTCTCGGTGAGCGTCTGCACGGACAACCGCCTCGTCTCGAACACGACGGTGTCCCGCGAGATGGCCCTCATCGTGGACCACGCGCACCTCACCCGCGAGCAGCTGCGCAAGCTCGTCGTCGCCGGCTTCAAGGGCAGCTTCTTCCCCGGCAGCCACAACGACAAGCGCAAGTTCGTCGCCGCGGTCGTCGAGCGCTACCACGCGCTCGAGCGCGACCTCCTGCACATCTCCTGA
- a CDS encoding PAS domain S-box protein translates to MIRKPGAATSGADASFRGRGLDGTSAVHWPTLAAIAATTLAALAVGVYCLSSGVFIVFQNLLYIPIIIACVSHPRRGVVFSTVLAAAYMLLILAYTRDHAILLQAATRVVIFIVIAGVVSFLTSKRRHAEDELNVLEARRRAEETLRSASAYNRSLIEASLDPLVTIAVDGKITDVNTATEKATGFPRERLVGTDFSEYFTDPARAQAGYRRVFEDGEVRDYALELRHRDGSIVPVLYNASVYRDEAGAVVGVFAAARDVAERRRAEAGLRESEERFRTLIEAAPEAVFVQAEGKFLYANPAAVRLFGAARSEDLIGEDFMARMAPEARELIRERIRLQKETGKAAPLMEMEYLRLDGTRVPVETTAVPVVYVGKAAHMVFVRDVSVRKRAEAERDESRVLLRSVVDSTNDLIWAVDPKDFGLTTFNIGLQEHFAKRRSIDIRPGMRPEDLFPDKEHIEQWHGFYRRALREGPYSTEYATVGPVTLLLSFGLLERDGRPFGISVFAKDITERKRAEESIRRLHRVQVVLSSVNRTAIHARGLQELFDETCRVIVEKGGFRMAWLGLVDAPAAAVTVAASAGVTGDYLQNLHITLRDEPRGRGPTGTAIREGRHVVCRDFSTDPAMAPWRERALRYGYRSSAVFPLKVDGRMRGALSIYAPEAEFFDEAEVALLEEAMASVAYAVGSIEKEAEREKLQAQLLQAQKMESIGRLAGGVAHDFNNLLTAITGNCRFLLDELPESDSRHADLKEIEDAAERAAALTRQLLAFSRRQILTPRVVDLNAVVGDMNRMLMRLIGEDVPLVLELSPVPCLVKVDAGQIEQVIMNLVVNARDAMPKGGTVTVGTEVLEGDEVFFAAHPALLRVPQVCLKIRDTGCGIPAECLGRIFEPFYTTKEVGKGTGLGLPTVLGIVQQSGGEIELESVPGTGTTFRIYLPRQDASQWEKEKDAAKGERQARPVRGHETVLLVEDEDIVRRLAERALRAGGYAVLSAGDGSAALKALEDRGKPVDVLLTDMVMPGMSGRALAREVARRKLAARTLYFSGYAGDAFAEQGGLEPGMALLYKPFTPSSLLRKLRETLDGPADQAKA, encoded by the coding sequence ATGATACGCAAGCCGGGAGCGGCGACGAGCGGCGCCGACGCCTCTTTCCGCGGACGCGGGCTCGACGGCACCTCCGCGGTCCACTGGCCGACCTTGGCGGCGATCGCCGCGACGACGCTCGCGGCCCTCGCGGTCGGCGTCTACTGCCTCTCCTCCGGCGTCTTCATCGTCTTTCAGAACCTCCTCTACATCCCCATCATCATCGCCTGCGTGTCGCATCCGCGCCGCGGCGTCGTGTTCTCGACCGTCCTCGCGGCGGCCTACATGCTCCTCATCCTCGCGTACACGAGGGACCATGCCATCCTCCTGCAGGCTGCGACCCGCGTCGTCATCTTCATCGTCATCGCGGGGGTCGTCTCGTTCTTGACCTCGAAGCGCCGGCACGCGGAAGACGAGCTGAACGTCCTCGAGGCGCGGCGGCGCGCGGAGGAGACTCTGCGGTCCGCCTCCGCCTACAACCGCAGCCTCATCGAGGCGAGCCTCGATCCGCTCGTGACGATCGCGGTCGACGGGAAGATCACCGACGTCAACACCGCCACGGAGAAGGCCACGGGGTTTCCGCGGGAGCGTCTGGTCGGGACCGACTTCTCGGAGTACTTCACCGACCCCGCGCGGGCGCAGGCCGGGTACCGTCGGGTCTTCGAGGATGGGGAGGTCCGGGACTATGCGCTCGAACTCCGGCATAGGGACGGGAGCATCGTCCCGGTCCTCTACAACGCCTCCGTCTATCGGGACGAAGCGGGAGCCGTCGTCGGGGTGTTCGCCGCCGCTCGCGACGTCGCCGAGCGCAGGCGGGCGGAGGCCGGACTGCGGGAGAGCGAGGAGCGCTTCCGCACCCTCATCGAGGCGGCGCCCGAGGCCGTGTTCGTGCAGGCGGAGGGGAAGTTCCTGTACGCGAACCCGGCGGCCGTCCGGCTTTTCGGCGCCGCCCGGTCCGAGGATCTGATCGGGGAGGACTTCATGGCGCGGATGGCCCCCGAGGCCCGCGAGCTCATCCGCGAGCGGATCCGCCTGCAGAAGGAGACGGGGAAGGCCGCGCCGCTCATGGAGATGGAGTATCTCCGTCTCGACGGCACGCGGGTCCCGGTCGAGACGACCGCCGTGCCCGTCGTCTATGTGGGGAAGGCCGCCCACATGGTCTTCGTGCGCGACGTCTCCGTGCGCAAGCGGGCCGAGGCGGAGCGCGACGAGTCGCGGGTCCTCCTGCGCTCCGTCGTCGACAGCACGAACGACCTGATCTGGGCCGTCGACCCGAAGGACTTCGGCCTCACGACCTTCAACATCGGCCTCCAGGAGCACTTCGCGAAGAGGCGTTCGATCGACATCCGTCCGGGCATGAGGCCCGAGGACCTCTTCCCGGACAAGGAGCACATCGAGCAGTGGCACGGGTTCTATCGGCGCGCGTTGCGGGAGGGTCCGTACAGCACGGAGTATGCCACGGTGGGTCCCGTCACGCTCCTGCTGTCCTTCGGCCTTCTGGAGAGAGACGGCCGGCCCTTCGGCATCTCGGTGTTCGCCAAGGACATCACCGAGCGCAAGCGGGCGGAGGAGAGCATCCGCCGATTGCACCGGGTCCAGGTCGTTCTCAGCTCCGTCAACCGGACCGCCATCCACGCACGCGGGCTGCAGGAGCTCTTCGATGAGACCTGCCGGGTCATCGTAGAGAAAGGGGGCTTCCGCATGGCCTGGCTCGGGCTCGTCGACGCGCCCGCGGCGGCCGTGACCGTCGCGGCGAGCGCGGGCGTCACGGGAGACTATCTCCAGAACCTCCACATCACCCTGCGCGACGAGCCGCGCGGGCGCGGCCCGACGGGCACGGCGATCCGCGAAGGCCGCCACGTCGTCTGCAGGGACTTCTCGACGGACCCCGCCATGGCGCCCTGGAGGGAGCGGGCGCTGCGCTACGGCTATCGCTCCTCGGCGGTGTTCCCGCTGAAGGTCGACGGCCGGATGCGCGGGGCGCTCAGCATCTACGCGCCTGAAGCCGAGTTCTTCGACGAGGCGGAGGTCGCCCTGCTCGAGGAGGCGATGGCGAGCGTCGCCTACGCCGTCGGCTCCATCGAGAAGGAGGCCGAACGCGAGAAGCTGCAGGCGCAGCTCCTGCAGGCGCAGAAGATGGAATCCATCGGACGCCTCGCCGGCGGGGTCGCGCACGACTTCAACAACCTCCTGACCGCCATCACCGGCAACTGCCGCTTCCTGCTCGACGAACTCCCCGAGAGCGACTCGCGGCACGCGGACCTCAAGGAGATCGAAGACGCGGCGGAGCGCGCCGCCGCGCTCACGCGCCAGCTCCTGGCCTTCAGCCGGCGGCAGATCCTGACGCCCAGGGTCGTCGACCTCAACGCCGTCGTCGGCGACATGAACCGGATGCTCATGCGCCTCATCGGAGAGGACGTGCCGCTCGTCCTCGAGCTCTCCCCGGTCCCCTGCCTCGTGAAGGTCGACGCCGGGCAGATCGAGCAGGTCATCATGAATCTCGTGGTCAACGCGCGCGACGCGATGCCCAAGGGCGGCACGGTCACGGTGGGGACCGAGGTCCTCGAGGGGGACGAGGTGTTCTTCGCGGCGCATCCCGCACTGCTCCGCGTACCGCAGGTGTGCCTGAAGATCCGCGACACGGGCTGCGGCATTCCCGCGGAATGCCTGGGCCGCATCTTCGAGCCCTTCTACACCACCAAGGAGGTCGGCAAGGGGACGGGGCTGGGGCTGCCCACGGTGCTCGGCATCGTCCAGCAGAGCGGCGGCGAGATCGAGCTCGAGAGCGTTCCCGGGACGGGTACGACCTTCCGCATCTACCTCCCGCGGCAGGACGCCTCGCAGTGGGAGAAGGAGAAAGACGCGGCCAAGGGGGAACGCCAGGCGCGCCCCGTGCGCGGCCATGAGACCGTCCTCCTCGTCGAGGACGAGGACATCGTCCGCCGTCTCGCCGAACGCGCTCTGCGCGCGGGCGGCTACGCGGTCCTGAGCGCCGGCGACGGCTCGGCCGCGCTGAAGGCCCTCGAAGACCGCGGGAAGCCCGTGGACGTCCTGCTCACCGACATGGTCATGCCGGGGATGAGCGGCCGCGCCCTGGCCCGCGAGGTCGCGCGGCGGAAGCTGGCGGCCCGGACGCTCTACTTCTCCGGCTACGCGGGCGACGCTTTCGCGGAGCAGGGCGGCCTGGAGCCCGGGATGGCGCTCCTCTACAAGCCCTTCACTCCGAGCTCCCTGCTGCGCAAGTTGCGCGAAACCCTCGACGGTCCCGCCGACCAGGCGAAGGCGTGA
- a CDS encoding response regulator — protein MAAKKKILAVDDDAGICELYETGIPAMGYDLTCASSGKQAKAQIAKEIPDLILMDIMMPDLDGITLTREILSDPKTSKVPILIVSGLSDAATLNDALLFGAVDYVVKPLDMNVLKSKIERCLAIAEKRK, from the coding sequence ATGGCCGCCAAGAAGAAGATCCTGGCCGTGGACGACGACGCGGGAATCTGCGAGCTCTACGAGACCGGCATCCCGGCGATGGGCTACGACCTGACCTGCGCCTCGAGCGGGAAGCAGGCGAAGGCCCAGATCGCCAAGGAGATCCCGGACCTCATCCTCATGGACATCATGATGCCCGACCTCGACGGCATCACCCTCACCCGCGAGATCCTCTCGGACCCGAAGACCTCGAAGGTCCCCATCCTCATCGTCAGCGGGCTCAGCGACGCCGCGACCCTCAACGACGCCCTCCTCTTCGGCGCCGTGGACTACGTGGTCAAGCCGCTCGACATGAACGTGCTCAAGAGCAAGATCGAGCGCTGCCTCGCCATCGCCGAGAAGCGGAAGTAA
- a CDS encoding cation diffusion facilitator family transporter, whose translation MSETPDCEGTGPVEGDPKPLAWAFSLTAVIFLAELVGGFWSGSLALLADAAHMAVDVAAIGIGLFAAWASRLPPDRKRSFGYRRVEVLGALLNGVGLWLVVGLILHEAWDRFQQPPAVEHVGGMLLIAVVGLVCNLVSGLVLFHDHKHSMNVRAVFYHVVSDALGSIGAIAAGIAMLTTGWWYADPLASVFICLLILPASFNLVREAVHILLEGAPMHLDPEAIRAALLEIDGVEAVHDLHLWCLTSGVVSMSGHLVLSPEGEARKVLAEGMRLMDEDFRIRHVTLQVEHPEDD comes from the coding sequence ATGAGCGAGACGCCGGACTGCGAGGGGACCGGACCGGTCGAGGGCGACCCCAAGCCGCTGGCCTGGGCCTTCTCCCTGACGGCCGTCATCTTCCTCGCGGAGCTCGTCGGCGGCTTCTGGTCCGGCTCGCTCGCGCTCCTGGCCGACGCGGCCCACATGGCCGTCGACGTCGCCGCCATCGGCATCGGGCTCTTCGCGGCCTGGGCCTCCCGCCTGCCTCCGGACCGCAAACGCAGCTTCGGCTACCGGCGCGTCGAGGTGCTCGGCGCGCTGCTCAACGGCGTGGGGCTCTGGCTCGTGGTCGGGCTCATCCTGCACGAGGCCTGGGACCGCTTCCAGCAGCCGCCGGCGGTCGAGCACGTCGGGGGGATGCTCCTCATCGCGGTCGTCGGCCTCGTCTGCAACCTCGTCTCGGGACTGGTGCTCTTCCACGACCACAAGCACAGCATGAACGTGCGCGCGGTCTTCTATCACGTGGTCTCCGACGCGCTCGGCTCGATCGGGGCGATCGCCGCCGGCATCGCGATGCTCACCACGGGCTGGTGGTACGCGGACCCGCTGGCGAGCGTGTTCATCTGCCTCCTCATCCTCCCCGCCTCCTTCAACCTCGTGCGCGAGGCGGTGCACATCCTCCTGGAGGGCGCGCCGATGCACCTCGACCCCGAGGCGATCCGCGCCGCCCTGCTCGAGATCGACGGCGTCGAGGCCGTGCACGACCTCCATCTGTGGTGCCTGACCTCCGGGGTCGTGTCCATGAGCGGACACCTCGTCCTCTCTCCGGAGGGGGAAGCCCGCAAGGTCCTCGCGGAGGGGATGCGCCTCATGGACGAGGACTTCCGCATCCGCCACGTCACCCTCCAGGTCGAGCATCCGGAGGATGATTAG
- a CDS encoding SOS response-associated peptidase, whose protein sequence is MCARYTLTADAAALERRFRVPAPAGHKPRYNLAPGQDAPVLTVEEGSRRLLPLRWGLVPSWAKEKAPRAAPAAGLSAGGAARKVHGPRAAIINARAETLASKPSFQGPLAGRRCLVPADGFYEWKKGSERRPPVRFTLEDGLFAFAGLWDLHRADDGSERRGFTLITVAANPLLAPLHERMPAILAPGEEELWLAPGRETPSLLALLKPYPAERMRSAEASRRVNTTGWDAPDCLTPDDPEPELF, encoded by the coding sequence ATGTGCGCGCGCTACACCCTCACCGCCGACGCCGCGGCCCTCGAGCGCCGCTTCCGGGTCCCCGCGCCCGCGGGGCATAAGCCCCGCTACAACCTCGCCCCGGGCCAGGACGCGCCCGTCCTGACCGTCGAGGAGGGGAGCCGGCGCCTGCTCCCGCTGCGCTGGGGCCTCGTCCCCTCCTGGGCGAAGGAGAAAGCTCCGCGCGCCGCACCTGCGGCGGGCCTGAGCGCCGGAGGTGCGGCGCGAAAGGTGCACGGACCGCGCGCCGCCATCATCAACGCCCGGGCGGAGACCCTCGCCTCGAAGCCCAGCTTCCAGGGCCCGCTCGCCGGACGCCGCTGCCTCGTGCCGGCCGACGGTTTCTATGAATGGAAGAAGGGGAGCGAGCGGCGGCCTCCGGTGCGCTTCACGCTGGAGGACGGCCTCTTCGCCTTCGCGGGCCTCTGGGACCTCCACCGCGCGGACGACGGCTCGGAGCGGCGGGGCTTCACCCTCATCACCGTCGCGGCCAACCCGCTGCTCGCGCCGCTGCACGAGCGCATGCCCGCCATCCTCGCGCCCGGGGAAGAGGAGCTCTGGCTCGCTCCCGGCAGGGAGACGCCGTCCCTCCTCGCCCTGCTCAAGCCCTACCCCGCCGAGCGCATGCGCTCGGCCGAGGCCTCGCGGCGGGTGAACACGACGGGCTGGGACGCCCCCGACTGCCTGACGCCCGACGACCCCGAGCCGGAATTATTCTAA
- a CDS encoding thioredoxin domain-containing protein: MLKTRAGRRFLCAAGVGAAALALVLGLRLSRPAYRPQAPEYRGRGPDAAPVELAMFSDFECGGCRASEEPLKQLDGLFPGKIRFIFKHMPWDFHRHAQAAAVAAECAGRAGKFWAYHDLLFTKQAEWVVVEDPAPLFARYAREVGAAAAPFEACRKDPASAAAVDADAKEAKDHWVRATPTFFVNGKRFVGVRQLRGPGFNLIERALKK; encoded by the coding sequence GTGCTGAAGACCCGGGCGGGACGACGGTTCCTCTGCGCCGCCGGCGTCGGCGCCGCCGCGCTGGCGCTCGTCCTCGGTCTGCGCCTCTCGCGCCCCGCCTACCGGCCGCAGGCGCCGGAGTACCGCGGCCGCGGCCCCGACGCCGCCCCCGTCGAGCTCGCGATGTTCTCGGACTTCGAGTGCGGCGGCTGCCGCGCCTCCGAGGAGCCGCTCAAGCAGCTCGACGGCCTCTTCCCGGGGAAGATCCGCTTCATCTTCAAGCACATGCCCTGGGACTTCCACCGCCACGCGCAGGCCGCGGCCGTGGCCGCCGAGTGCGCGGGCCGCGCGGGGAAGTTCTGGGCCTACCACGACCTCCTCTTCACGAAGCAGGCCGAGTGGGTCGTCGTCGAGGACCCGGCCCCGCTCTTCGCGCGCTACGCGCGCGAGGTCGGCGCCGCGGCCGCCCCCTTCGAGGCCTGCCGCAAGGACCCCGCCTCGGCCGCGGCGGTGGACGCCGACGCGAAGGAAGCCAAGGACCACTGGGTGCGGGCGACCCCGACCTTCTTCGTCAACGGGAAGCGCTTCGTCGGCGTGCGCCAGCTGCGCGGCCCCGGCTTCAACCTCATCGAGAGGGCCTTGAAGAAATGA
- a CDS encoding PhnD/SsuA/transferrin family substrate-binding protein, whose translation MRALFLSAMLLLPLRAAAAPVEYRIGVLANRGPEECLKRWQPTAQALTRRVRGAVFRIVPLPYDGIDAAIAHRQVDFCIVNPAEYVRLELRYGAQRIATLQNLILGKPLIVYGTAVVTRAARTEIAGFRDLRGLRVMAPDKGSFGGWLMAERELLDAGVAPRQLKSLEFGGIQDAPVYAVRDGRADAGIVRSDLLENLAHEGKIDLEDYRVLPAPKGDPRVPSRMPFLHSTRLYPEWPFAKLAHTPEEITDKVLIALLEIVPGEAAAKAGRYYGWTAPLNYEPVHDCLRELRYPPYEDYGKVTLRDALRAYWPQLLAFLLAAAALAAFALRLRRLNARLRLALSEVRTLSGLLPICAACKRIRDDKGYWKQIESYIRTRTDAEFTHSICPECAQKLYPDLQDDPPKTT comes from the coding sequence TTGCGCGCTCTCTTCCTGTCGGCGATGCTCCTCCTCCCTCTCCGCGCCGCCGCCGCGCCGGTCGAATACCGCATCGGCGTGCTCGCCAACCGCGGTCCCGAGGAGTGCCTCAAGCGCTGGCAGCCCACGGCGCAGGCGCTGACCCGCCGGGTACGGGGAGCGGTCTTCCGCATCGTGCCGCTCCCCTACGACGGGATCGACGCGGCCATCGCTCACCGGCAGGTCGATTTCTGCATCGTCAACCCCGCGGAATACGTCCGTCTCGAGCTGCGCTACGGCGCCCAGCGCATCGCCACGCTCCAGAACCTCATCCTCGGGAAGCCCCTCATCGTCTACGGCACCGCCGTGGTGACGCGCGCGGCCCGCACGGAGATCGCGGGCTTCCGCGACCTGCGCGGCCTGCGCGTCATGGCGCCCGACAAGGGCTCCTTCGGCGGCTGGCTCATGGCCGAGCGGGAGCTTCTGGATGCGGGCGTCGCCCCGCGCCAGCTCAAGAGCCTCGAGTTCGGCGGCATCCAGGACGCCCCCGTCTACGCGGTCCGCGACGGCCGGGCCGACGCGGGCATCGTCCGCAGCGACCTTCTGGAGAACCTCGCGCATGAGGGGAAGATCGACCTCGAGGACTACCGGGTCCTGCCGGCCCCGAAAGGAGACCCGCGCGTGCCCTCGCGGATGCCCTTCCTCCACAGCACCCGCCTGTATCCGGAATGGCCCTTCGCGAAGTTGGCGCACACCCCCGAAGAGATCACCGATAAAGTCCTCATCGCCCTCCTCGAGATCGTACCGGGCGAGGCGGCGGCGAAGGCCGGGCGCTACTACGGCTGGACCGCGCCGCTGAACTACGAGCCGGTCCACGATTGCCTTCGGGAGCTGCGCTATCCTCCGTACGAGGACTATGGCAAGGTCACGCTCCGCGACGCCCTGCGCGCCTACTGGCCCCAGCTCCTCGCCTTTCTGCTGGCCGCGGCCGCGCTCGCCGCCTTCGCGCTGCGCCTGCGCCGGCTCAACGCACGGCTCCGCCTGGCGCTCTCCGAAGTCCGGACCCTCAGCGGCCTGCTCCCCATCTGCGCCGCCTGCAAGCGCATCCGCGACGACAAAGGGTACTGGAAGCAGATCGAGTCCTACATCCGCACGCGCACCGACGCGGAGTTCACCCACAGCATCTGCCCGGAGTGCGCGCAGAAGCTCTACCCCGACCTGCAGGACGACCCCCCGAAGACGACTTGA
- a CDS encoding MauE/DoxX family redox-associated membrane protein, translated as MSPETRARVGLAARLLLAALFLFSGLEKAWAPAEDFAAVVEAYKLVPPELLMPFATLLPLAEIVLGLSLLLGAFVRAACAGAALLNLVFIAALASTLARGLELESCGCFGGVHLTPLQAMSVDAFMIALAVLAWRGAGTLFALDGWMDGGD; from the coding sequence ATGAGCCCCGAGACCCGAGCCCGCGTCGGTCTGGCCGCCCGCCTGCTCCTGGCGGCGCTCTTCCTGTTCTCGGGCCTCGAGAAGGCCTGGGCCCCGGCCGAGGACTTCGCCGCGGTCGTCGAGGCCTACAAGCTCGTCCCCCCCGAGCTCCTCATGCCTTTCGCGACCCTCCTGCCGCTCGCGGAGATCGTCCTCGGGCTCTCGCTGCTCCTGGGCGCCTTCGTCCGCGCCGCCTGCGCCGGCGCGGCGCTGCTGAACCTGGTCTTCATCGCCGCGCTCGCCTCGACGCTCGCGCGCGGCCTGGAGCTCGAGAGCTGCGGCTGCTTCGGCGGCGTGCACCTCACCCCTTTGCAGGCGATGTCCGTGGACGCCTTCATGATCGCGCTGGCCGTTCTGGCCTGGCGCGGCGCGGGGACGCTCTTCGCGCTCGACGGATGGATGGACGGAGGGGACTGA
- a CDS encoding YaeQ family protein, which yields MKYRCDLHVNGASRKLLLVAGLTETPEHLALKLAAFLLYWEHEPIVEASTKHPSLLGQEFTPDLVAFDETGAVKLWVECGKTALHKLGKLVRRYPDARIVVLRATEGEAKRFRTDIAAEIERHARIEIRAWPAADFKTWLGALRREKVEVYGEAGDNALNLVVNETAFAVHFGAF from the coding sequence ATGAAGTATCGCTGCGACTTGCACGTCAACGGCGCCTCCCGCAAGCTCCTGCTCGTCGCGGGGCTCACTGAGACGCCCGAGCATCTCGCGCTGAAGCTCGCGGCCTTCCTCCTCTACTGGGAGCACGAGCCCATCGTCGAGGCCAGCACGAAGCACCCCTCCCTCCTGGGACAGGAGTTCACCCCCGACCTCGTCGCCTTCGACGAGACCGGCGCGGTGAAGCTCTGGGTCGAGTGCGGGAAGACCGCGCTCCACAAGCTCGGCAAGCTCGTGCGCCGCTATCCGGACGCCCGCATCGTCGTCCTGAGGGCGACGGAAGGAGAGGCGAAGCGCTTCCGGACGGACATCGCCGCCGAGATCGAGCGCCACGCGCGCATCGAGATCCGCGCCTGGCCCGCGGCCGACTTCAAGACCTGGCTCGGCGCGCTGCGCCGCGAGAAGGTCGAGGTGTACGGCGAAGCCGGGGACAACGCCCTCAACCTCGTCGTCAACGAGACGGCCTTCGCCGTCCACTTCGGGGCCTTCTGA